One window of Hylemonella gracilis genomic DNA carries:
- a CDS encoding alpha/beta hydrolase, whose protein sequence is MQHVRAPQDRSPRDLLTSAMRQVIDNIARARQPALHDLPPEQARLAYAKGSGVLDVPGPALARVEDVRVPTRDGTSLPARLYAPRAIAHGRLPAMLYFHGGGFTIGGIASHEALCRRLADQATCAILSLDYRLAPEHRFPTAVHDAWDALSWLAGSGQAEALGIDPMRLAVGGDSAGGTLAAVCAIQARDAGLPLALQLLFYPGTTAHQDTLSHQTFAEGFVLDAASIDYFFDQYAPLRTDREDWRFAPLLAPDVDNVAPAWIGLAECDPLVDEGLLYADKLRAAGVTVDLDIYRGVTHEFIKMGRAIPEALQAQADAARALRAALHA, encoded by the coding sequence ATGCAGCACGTGCGCGCCCCGCAAGATCGCAGCCCCCGGGACCTGCTCACCTCTGCCATGCGGCAGGTCATCGACAACATCGCTCGCGCCCGGCAACCCGCCCTGCATGATCTGCCACCCGAGCAGGCGCGGCTCGCTTACGCGAAGGGGTCTGGCGTGCTCGATGTGCCAGGCCCGGCCTTGGCTCGGGTCGAAGATGTGCGCGTGCCCACGCGTGATGGCACGTCGTTGCCAGCTCGCCTGTACGCCCCCAGAGCCATTGCACACGGACGCCTGCCCGCAATGCTCTATTTCCATGGCGGCGGTTTCACCATCGGGGGGATCGCCAGCCACGAGGCCTTGTGCCGCCGGCTGGCCGATCAGGCGACTTGCGCCATCCTGTCCCTCGATTACCGGCTCGCGCCCGAGCACAGGTTTCCGACGGCGGTCCACGACGCCTGGGATGCCCTGTCGTGGCTGGCCGGTTCCGGGCAGGCCGAGGCACTCGGCATTGACCCCATGCGTCTGGCGGTGGGGGGCGATAGCGCGGGTGGCACCTTGGCCGCGGTCTGCGCCATCCAGGCCCGTGATGCCGGCCTGCCGTTGGCTCTGCAACTGCTGTTCTACCCCGGCACCACCGCGCATCAGGACACGCTCTCGCACCAGACCTTTGCGGAAGGCTTCGTGCTGGATGCGGCTTCCATCGATTATTTCTTCGACCAGTACGCGCCCCTGCGCACCGACCGCGAGGACTGGCGTTTCGCCCCCCTGCTGGCGCCCGATGTGGACAATGTCGCGCCGGCCTGGATAGGGTTGGCCGAATGCGATCCGCTGGTTGACGAAGGTCTGCTCTACGCCGACAAGCTGCGTGCCGCGGGCGTGACGGTGGATCTGGACATCTACCGTGGCGTGACCCACGAATTCATCAAGATGGGCCGTGCCATCCCCGAAGCCTTGCAAGCCCAGGCCGACGCGGCGCGGGCCCTGCGAGCGGCCTTGCACGCTTGA
- a CDS encoding YbgC/FadM family acyl-CoA thioesterase, with protein MKRLDFRFLHRLRVRWAEVDMQKIVFNAHYLMYFDTAISDYWRALALPYEEAMQQLGGDLYVKKATVEFHASARMDDQLEIGLRCARVGNSSLQFIGAIFRGEELLISSELIYVYADPATQTSRPVPALLRELMADFEAGAGAGPALTTLRVGGWAELGEVASRVRTEVFVREQRIPAEMEWDEADQTAVHAVIFNRLGMPLATGRLLSDKEPGVGKIGRMAVHRALRGTRLGRDLVSALSEAARARGDHALVLHAQRSAEGFYARLGFVVRGEPYEEVGIPHVTMVRSLSVRVEEPSKADAAQMSSRKA; from the coding sequence ATGAAACGCCTGGACTTTCGATTCCTCCACCGCCTGCGCGTGCGCTGGGCCGAGGTGGACATGCAGAAAATCGTCTTCAACGCGCATTACCTGATGTACTTCGACACGGCCATCAGCGATTACTGGCGCGCCTTGGCCCTGCCTTACGAGGAGGCCATGCAGCAGCTCGGTGGTGACCTCTACGTCAAAAAAGCCACGGTGGAATTCCATGCCTCCGCCCGCATGGACGACCAATTGGAGATCGGCCTGCGATGCGCGCGCGTCGGCAATTCCTCGCTCCAGTTCATCGGCGCCATTTTTCGTGGCGAGGAACTGCTGATCAGCAGCGAATTGATCTACGTCTACGCCGACCCCGCGACGCAGACGTCGCGGCCGGTGCCGGCCCTGCTGCGGGAACTGATGGCGGACTTTGAAGCGGGCGCCGGGGCGGGGCCCGCCTTGACGACCTTGCGCGTCGGCGGCTGGGCCGAACTGGGCGAGGTCGCCTCGCGTGTGCGCACCGAGGTCTTCGTGCGTGAACAGCGCATCCCTGCCGAGATGGAGTGGGACGAAGCGGACCAGACCGCCGTGCACGCGGTGATCTTCAACCGCCTGGGCATGCCACTGGCCACAGGCCGACTGCTGAGCGACAAGGAGCCGGGCGTGGGCAAGATCGGTCGCATGGCCGTCCACCGCGCCCTGCGCGGCACCCGCCTGGGCCGCGACTTGGTGTCCGCGTTGAGTGAGGCCGCCCGGGCGCGCGGTGACCATGCACTGGTGCTGCACGCGCAGCGCAGCGCCGAGGGGTTTTATGCGCGACTGGGCTTCGTGGTGCGCGGTGAGCCCTACGAGGAGGTCGGCATTCCGCACGTCACCATGGTCCGCTCCTTGAGTGTTCGCGTCGAGGAGCCAAGCAAGGCAGACGCCGCTCAGATGTCCTCGCGCAAGGCGTAG
- a CDS encoding YgfZ/GcvT domain-containing protein yields MNSLLNGISPLPHLGILRATGEDATKFLQSQLTNDFALLGADQARLAAFCSAQGRMQASFIGVKLAADDVLLVCSKDLLERTLKRLTMFVLRAKVKLSDATSNFALLGLAGDAVTSLAGTDAARPAPLPWACQPVGEARLVHLHPAVDGDARAARALWLAPIGTPAPEATALRHEDWLWGEVLSGVAMVSAPIFESFVPQMLNYESLDGVNFKKGCYPGQEVVARSQFRGAIKRRAVRVHSAVPLSAGQDVFDAAEPDQACGVVAQAAAAPVERPGTPPGGFDAIVVLQTAHAQARLQTADGAVLAPRPLPYALREDI; encoded by the coding sequence ATGAACTCCTTGCTCAATGGTATTTCCCCCCTGCCCCACCTGGGCATCCTTCGCGCCACGGGCGAGGATGCCACCAAGTTCCTGCAGAGTCAGCTGACGAATGACTTTGCCTTGCTGGGCGCGGACCAGGCGCGACTGGCGGCCTTCTGTTCGGCTCAAGGGCGCATGCAGGCCAGTTTCATCGGCGTGAAGCTCGCCGCCGACGACGTTCTGCTGGTCTGCAGCAAGGATTTGCTCGAACGCACGCTCAAGCGTCTGACCATGTTCGTGCTGCGCGCCAAGGTCAAGCTGAGCGACGCGACGAGCAACTTCGCGCTGCTCGGCCTGGCGGGTGACGCGGTCACGAGCCTGGCGGGCACCGATGCCGCGCGCCCGGCGCCATTGCCTTGGGCCTGTCAGCCCGTGGGCGAAGCCCGGCTGGTCCACCTCCATCCCGCGGTGGACGGCGATGCCCGCGCTGCGCGTGCCCTCTGGCTGGCCCCAATCGGAACGCCCGCACCCGAGGCAACTGCGCTGCGGCATGAAGACTGGCTCTGGGGCGAGGTGTTGAGCGGCGTGGCCATGGTGAGCGCGCCGATCTTTGAGTCCTTCGTGCCTCAGATGCTCAACTACGAATCCCTCGACGGCGTCAATTTCAAGAAGGGCTGCTACCCAGGCCAGGAGGTGGTGGCGCGCAGCCAGTTCCGTGGCGCCATCAAGCGCCGCGCCGTGCGCGTGCACAGCGCCGTGCCTCTGAGCGCGGGCCAGGACGTCTTTGATGCGGCCGAGCCGGACCAAGCCTGTGGGGTGGTGGCGCAGGCCGCCGCCGCGCCGGTCGAACGCCCGGGCACGCCCCCAGGTGGTTTCGATGCCATCGTGGTACTGCAGACCGCCCACGCGCAGGCCCGACTTCAGACCGCCGATGGCGCGGTGCTGGCACCACGCCCCCTGCCCTACGCCTTGCGCGAGGACATCTGA
- the mltG gene encoding endolytic transglycosylase MltG has product MFLLLLSLALVGAVAAATWWLNQPLQLTSSLVDVTIPQGASARAVVQNLNLNGVQTQPVLLYGWLRFSGAAHRIKAGNYELTPDLTPRTLLAKLVKGDVAQRSVTLAEGLTFGQWRAILRAAPDLSADTSGLSASEIMEKLGQAGVPAEGRFFPNTYTYPKGSSDLALLRRAMQEMDRRLALAWDLREPGSPLKTPEEALILASIVEKETGHPEDRTHVAGVFNNRLRIGMRLQTDPTVIYGLGEKFDGNLRKVDLQTDTPWNTYTRAGLPPTPIAMPGMDSLLAAVKPAKTEALYFVARGDGTSEFSTTLGDHNRAVREFQLKRSGKTESAPAKDDKTPSPASPSPIPPPATPPAAPAP; this is encoded by the coding sequence TTGTTTCTGTTGCTGCTCAGCCTGGCGCTGGTGGGTGCGGTGGCTGCGGCCACCTGGTGGCTGAACCAGCCGCTGCAGCTCACGTCCAGCCTGGTGGACGTCACGATTCCCCAGGGGGCCTCGGCGCGTGCGGTCGTGCAGAACTTGAATCTCAACGGCGTACAAACCCAGCCCGTGCTCTTGTACGGCTGGCTGCGGTTTTCCGGTGCTGCCCACCGCATCAAGGCGGGCAACTATGAACTGACGCCAGACCTGACGCCGCGCACCTTGCTGGCCAAGCTGGTCAAGGGCGACGTGGCCCAGCGCAGCGTGACCCTGGCCGAGGGCCTGACCTTCGGGCAATGGCGGGCCATCTTGCGCGCGGCCCCGGACCTGAGCGCCGACACCTCGGGCCTGAGCGCGTCCGAGATCATGGAAAAACTCGGTCAAGCCGGCGTGCCTGCTGAAGGGCGTTTCTTCCCGAATACCTACACCTATCCCAAGGGATCCAGCGATCTGGCCCTGCTGCGCCGGGCCATGCAGGAGATGGATCGGCGCCTGGCCCTGGCCTGGGACCTGCGCGAGCCCGGCAGCCCGCTCAAGACGCCGGAAGAAGCGCTGATCCTGGCCAGCATCGTCGAGAAGGAAACCGGGCATCCGGAAGACCGCACTCATGTGGCCGGCGTGTTCAACAACCGCCTGCGCATCGGCATGCGCTTGCAGACCGATCCCACCGTGATCTACGGCTTGGGCGAGAAATTCGATGGCAATCTGCGCAAGGTGGATCTTCAGACCGACACGCCCTGGAACACCTACACCCGTGCGGGCTTGCCCCCCACGCCGATCGCGATGCCCGGCATGGATTCTCTCCTGGCCGCCGTCAAGCCCGCCAAGACCGAGGCGTTGTATTTCGTCGCGCGTGGTGATGGCACCAGCGAGTTCAGCACCACCCTGGGCGACCACAACCGCGCGGTGCGGGAGTTTCAGCTCAAACGCAGTGGTAAGACCGAGTCAGCGCCGGCCAAGGACGACAAAACGCCGAGTCCGGCCAGCCCGAGCCCGATCCCCCCGCCCGCGACTCCGCCTGCCGCACCCGCACCGTGA
- the tmk gene encoding dTMP kinase yields MSGFFVSFEGIDGAGKSTHIARLADALRGQGHVVTLTREPGGTPLAEQLRALVLAEKMDALTEALLVFAARRDHLQTVIEPALVRGEAVLCDRYTDASYAYQGGGRGLDLEVLAALERWVQAMPETNKLRQPDLTLWFDLAPEQAAERLAGARAPDKFEAEPVAFFRRVADGYARRAAQDPQRFTRLDAAQSREAVWAELLTAVRRKGWLT; encoded by the coding sequence ATGAGCGGTTTTTTCGTCAGCTTTGAAGGCATCGACGGCGCGGGCAAGTCCACCCACATCGCGCGTCTTGCCGATGCCCTGCGCGGGCAGGGGCATGTCGTCACCCTGACGCGCGAGCCCGGGGGCACGCCGCTGGCCGAGCAGTTGCGAGCCTTGGTTCTGGCGGAAAAAATGGATGCGCTGACCGAGGCCTTGCTCGTCTTCGCGGCCCGCCGCGATCATTTGCAGACCGTCATTGAGCCCGCGCTGGTGCGCGGCGAGGCCGTGCTCTGCGACCGCTATACCGACGCCAGCTACGCTTATCAGGGAGGCGGGCGCGGATTGGACCTCGAGGTCTTGGCTGCCCTGGAACGCTGGGTACAGGCCATGCCCGAAACAAACAAGCTGCGCCAGCCCGATCTGACGCTCTGGTTTGATCTGGCGCCCGAACAGGCCGCCGAGCGCCTGGCGGGTGCCCGTGCACCCGACAAGTTCGAAGCGGAGCCGGTGGCTTTTTTCCGCCGCGTGGCCGACGGTTATGCCCGCCGCGCGGCACAAGACCCGCAACGGTTCACGCGCCTGGATGCGGCCCAATCGCGCGAAGCCGTCTGGGCGGAGCTGCTGACTGCCGTGCGGCGCAAAGGCTGGCTGACATGA
- a CDS encoding DNA polymerase III subunit delta': MNDMRDEASAASTMPPWIARQSQTLAARPGHAWLLQGPSGLGQYGLALALARAWLCESPLASSAAPENGPGGGWSACGHCPSCHAIDVHTHADLCVLMPETVMLELGWPLSEKAQGEIDKKERKPSKEIRVDAMRDAIEFAQRTSARGRGKVMLIYPAERMNAITANALLKTLEEPPGELAADRAEGLFGDAAAPPAVPSTRFVLATEAAHQLLPTIRSRCMSHVMAWPTPDEALAWLRTQGMTDPDAQVWLRAAGGRPEDAVRLATLVGEPARWQGFPRAMQRGELAGVAEWSPPQLIDALYRLCHDLMSQRVGAAPRYFDAADLPPLKATAAGQAAFGPLRDWQRELAQEARTAEHPYNPGLMMEALVSRASRVLQS; encoded by the coding sequence ATGAACGACATGCGCGACGAGGCCAGCGCCGCAAGCACGATGCCGCCCTGGATCGCCCGTCAGAGCCAGACGCTGGCCGCCCGGCCCGGCCATGCCTGGTTGCTGCAGGGGCCTTCGGGTCTGGGGCAATACGGTCTGGCCCTGGCCCTGGCGCGGGCCTGGTTGTGCGAAAGCCCATTGGCGTCGTCAGCGGCCCCTGAGAACGGGCCGGGCGGCGGCTGGAGCGCCTGTGGCCACTGCCCGTCCTGCCATGCGATCGACGTGCACACGCATGCCGACCTTTGCGTGCTCATGCCCGAAACCGTGATGCTGGAACTGGGCTGGCCCTTGAGCGAGAAAGCCCAGGGCGAGATCGACAAGAAGGAGCGCAAGCCCAGCAAGGAAATTCGCGTCGACGCCATGCGCGATGCCATCGAATTCGCGCAGCGCACCAGCGCGCGCGGCCGCGGCAAGGTCATGCTGATCTATCCGGCCGAGCGCATGAACGCCATCACCGCCAATGCCTTGCTGAAAACGCTGGAAGAGCCACCGGGCGAGCTTGCCGCGGACAGGGCGGAGGGCTTGTTCGGCGACGCGGCGGCCCCGCCTGCCGTGCCGTCGACCCGCTTCGTGCTGGCCACCGAGGCCGCGCACCAGCTTCTGCCCACCATCCGTAGCCGCTGCATGAGCCATGTCATGGCCTGGCCCACGCCGGACGAAGCGCTGGCCTGGCTGCGGACGCAGGGCATGACCGATCCTGATGCCCAGGTGTGGTTGCGCGCGGCCGGCGGCCGGCCCGAGGATGCCGTGCGTCTGGCAACCCTGGTGGGTGAACCGGCGCGCTGGCAAGGCTTTCCTCGCGCCATGCAACGTGGTGAACTTGCGGGTGTGGCCGAATGGAGCCCACCGCAGTTGATCGACGCCTTGTACAGGCTCTGCCACGACTTGATGAGCCAGCGCGTTGGCGCCGCGCCGCGTTACTTCGACGCAGCCGATCTACCGCCCCTCAAAGCCACGGCAGCGGGCCAGGCCGCGTTCGGTCCGTTGCGGGATTGGCAGCGTGAACTGGCACAGGAAGCCCGCACGGCGGAACACCCCTACAACCCCGGCCTGATGATGGAAGCGCTGGTCAGCCGCGCCAGCCGCGTGCTCCAGTCCTGA
- a CDS encoding TatD family hydrolase: MYTDSHCHLNFPELRSDLPGIRAAMRAAGVERALCICTRLEEFDAVHGLALDHADPVEGPVFWSTVGVHPDEEGVAEPTLDDLLSRGRLPRVIGIGETGLDYYQMEERKGGRTVADMEWQRQRFRTHIRAAQALRKPLVIHTREASADTLGILKEEGEDASPGSAGGVFHCFTETAEVARAGLDLGFYISFSGILTFKKSEELREVARFVPLDRMLIETDSPYLAPVPYRGKTNNPSYVIHVARQIAELRGIKPEDVAEISSRNFERLFSGCLAPA, translated from the coding sequence ATGTACACCGACTCCCATTGCCACCTGAACTTTCCCGAATTGCGTTCGGACCTGCCTGGCATCCGCGCCGCCATGCGGGCGGCGGGCGTGGAACGGGCCTTGTGCATCTGCACCCGGCTGGAAGAGTTCGACGCCGTCCATGGCCTGGCGCTGGACCATGCGGACCCGGTCGAGGGCCCGGTCTTCTGGTCCACCGTGGGCGTCCATCCAGACGAGGAAGGCGTGGCCGAGCCCACGCTGGATGACCTGCTGAGCCGGGGCCGTTTGCCGCGTGTCATCGGCATTGGCGAAACCGGGCTGGACTATTACCAGATGGAAGAGCGCAAGGGCGGGCGCACGGTGGCCGACATGGAATGGCAGCGCCAGCGTTTCCGCACCCACATCCGGGCGGCCCAGGCCTTGCGCAAACCCCTGGTCATTCACACCCGCGAGGCCTCGGCCGACACCCTGGGCATTCTGAAGGAGGAGGGCGAGGACGCCTCCCCCGGCAGCGCGGGTGGCGTTTTCCACTGCTTCACCGAGACCGCCGAGGTGGCCCGGGCCGGCCTGGACCTGGGTTTCTACATCTCGTTTTCCGGCATCCTGACCTTCAAGAAGTCCGAGGAACTGCGGGAGGTTGCCCGCTTCGTGCCCCTGGACCGGATGCTGATCGAGACCGACAGCCCCTACCTGGCGCCCGTGCCATACCGGGGCAAGACCAACAACCCATCCTACGTGATCCACGTGGCCCGGCAGATCGCCGAGCTGCGCGGCATCAAGCCGGAGGATGTCGCCGAGATCAGCAGCCGCAATTTCGAGCGCCTGTTCAGCGGCTGTCTGGCGCCGGCCTGA